Sequence from the Aspergillus nidulans FGSC A4 chromosome III genome:
TACGTGCCACTTGTGACGCTCGATAAAGTGCGCAAGATCGGCTAGACGATTGGTCTTGGTGACatctttctttccctttttcatCGACATTTGAAGCGactcctcttctgcctccaTTGCCTCGATTTTTTGTTGCAGTTCGTCAACCATATTGGACAGGAAATCACAAGTCTCGACtttctctttgtctttcGGGTCGAGTCGCGATGCGGCAGAGAGGCCTTCTTTGGAATATGCTTTCGtcttcatttctttctcAACGGCTTTGAACTGCTCCATGCACTGTCTCTCCGTTAGCTAGGAACGGTTCCTCTGTCTATCACCCTACCGTCTCAATGGCCCTTCGCTGCTCAAGCAAAGGTCCTTTATCCTTGACCTCATTGCCAGACGCCCATGATTTGATCTGATCACGATATCGTTGAAGCTTCTTGATTTCTCGTTTCAGgttctcctcgagcttgtctCGTTGTGTGGGATTCGTCGCGGCACGGATTTTTTCGTAGATTCCTTCGAACGTCTGGATACCTTCCGCGACCTTTTTGAAGGTCTTGTCGATCTCCTGCTGCGTCTTTCTGGACGTCATCGCTGCTGTCTGCTGTTCATGCGAATCGAGATGCCAAGAGATGAAattccgcagctgctgctcgATGAGAAATCAGGAATGGTACTGAACGGAGTGATCAGTAATAGGTgagcagaaaaagaaaacgtGGGTTGTCCAGCAACTTTTTCCAGCAGAAGTGTTATCGTGACAATGATGAAAAGCCTCCACCGGCCAGTGAATGTTCCATTACTCTTTGCGGTGGCCACGAAGCTGGGGATATgccaggatgagaaggcgGTCACATATACTGCCTTTCAGCCTTGCCCGTTTAAGCCTTGCGCGGGGAACAGCTTGGACTGTGTTTTTTACGTACTACTACTGCTCCATCCGAGTTAAATTAATGCTGTCAAAGTTAGCAGTTTGCTACGTCTAATTACTTAGCTGAATTAGCTAATAATTGTTTGTATACTCGGTTGGTGGTCTCTACAGAAGTCTGCCCTGCTTCCCCGCGGCTGCCGGCTAACATGCATAATGGCTACAGCAATAGGCAAGATTTACATCTGTCCAAATAATAATGAAAGGTGCAAGACTAGCATCATGTTTCATCTCAACTATCTAACATAGATGCAGCCGTGATCCAACGAGTCAAATCAGCCTCCGTCACCGTCGATGGTCAGCTAATCTCCAAAATCGGACGAGGGCTCCTTGTGCTCGCTGGAGTCGGTCGAGAAGACACGGAGAAGGACATAGACACAATGGTTAACCGGATACTGAAGGCAAAGCTATTCCCGGCGGAGAATGACAAACAGGCAAGTAATACGGGTCTGGGTATGGACTACGCTAATGGCCAACCTACAGTGGAAACGGAATGTCCAAGATATTGATGGCGAAGTACTTTGTGGTATGTCTCTCGGGATCACCCTGCTACGATCTACTGATGTTCTGCAGTGTCCCAATTTACACTTTTTGGAGAGTTGAAGAAAGGCAAACAGCCAGATTTTCATCAAGCCGCAAGCGCCGACACTGCGCGTAGATTATACGATTACTTCTACCAACGCCTCGGCGAGAACTATAAACCAGAGCGAGTCAAGAATGGTGTCTTCCAAGCGATGATGGACGTCGAACTTATCAATGACGGGCCGGTGGGTGTCGACTACCACAGTGAAGATGCGGCGGTTAGCTCTCGCGTCTCTCGTGGATTTCTCAAAGGGATGATGGCAGAACTAACGGTGTTTCCTTGTTAGGTTACGATCGAGGTCAACACACAGTTaccgaagaaagagaaagagaagggtgCCGACACCGCAGACTCATCCGACTCTAAGACAACGGGAAGCGTGGAGTTTAAGCTGCCCGCAGAACTTCTAGAATAGATGATGAGTACGACTGACTCAGCTGATCATGATACCCTTAtgagatagatagatatGTTATAGAACCAACTCCGTGCCATGTACATAGACAGGCTAATAACGAGGAGCTCGGAAATCAGAACAATAACAGATCCACTGCGACAGCGATCATTTTAGCTTGATCGtaagtactccgtagagcCTCCGCTGTCTAGTTAATTAACCAGACTAAAGAATAAATAGAATGACTCAATGAGCCCCCTCCTTCAGGTACTAGCCCCTTGTTTGGGGTTAATGAGGGGTTTCGCAGTGCAGAGCCGGGCGGCCGTGGCGCGGTGATGGAAGCTTCCTGAAGCATCGCAGCTCATTCAACTCCAGCCCACTTTTGGCACCTGTGTTTTCCCCCTCCTATAACTTCTGTCTTCTCTTTTTGTCCAACTCTATTCGCCCTCTAGAGTCTGTACGTCTTTGCCCGCTCTACTCCATAACAATCTTGCGTCTACCGCCATCATGGCCGAATCTAAGCGTACTTCTTCCGGTTTCCCCGCTTTGAGCTTTACCAAATAGCAGTTCACTCACATAACTCTCAATTCAGGTCCTCGCGTCTTCTTTGACATTCAGAttggccagcagcagactgGTCGCATTGCCTTTGAATTGGTGAGTGTTGCGCTAAATCTGAATTCCGCTGCAGCCTTTGCTAACGGCCCCGCATAGTTCAACGATGGTATTGCCCAGTATTCTTAAACGAGATTCAAGTCTTTTCTGACCATGTTCTAGTCGTCCCCAAGACTGCCGAGAACTTCCGGGCGCTCTGCACGGGAGAGAAGGGAATGGGAAAGCAGGGCAAGCCATTGCACTTCAAGGGTACGGCCAACATAACAAAACATGGGCATGCGACAAGCTAACTGAAGTCCGCGCCTAGGTTCGATCTTCCACCGTGTCATTAAACAATTCATGATCCAGGGTGGTGACTTCACCGCGTTCAACGGTACCGGCGGCGAGTCGATTTACGGCGAAAAGTTTCCAGACGAGAATTTCGAGCTGAAGCATGACCGtcccttcctcctttccatGGCCAACTCCGGTCCCGGCACAAACGGCAGCCAGTTCTTCATTACCACCGTTCCCACTCCTCACCTAGACGGCAAGCACGTGGTCTTCGGCGAAGTTATCAACGGCAAGAGCGTGGTCCGGAAGATCGAGAATATGCCAACTCAGGCAGATAAGCCTACCACTGACGTGACCATCGCGGAGTGTGGTGAACTCACCGGCGAGGACTACGACAACGCAGACAAGCAGACTCCCGACGCTACCGGCGACCCATACGAGGATTTCCCTGACGACCACCAGGGCGAGGAGCTCAGTGCTCCTGTGTGCTTCAAGATCGCTTCGGAGCTGAAAAATTTCGGAAACACGGCCTTCAAGAATGGTAACATCGCCTTGGGTCTCGAGAAGTACCAGAAGGGTCTACGCTATCTGAACGAATTTCCGGAACCCGAAGAGAACGACCCTAAGGACCTGGAGCCTCAAATGAAATCACTGCGTTTCACCCTTCACTCGAATTCTTCTCTCCTAGCAAACAAGCTGGGACAATTCAAGAACGGCAAAACCTGGGCTACATACGCTCTGGATGTGGCTGACGCAGCCAGTGCAAAAGATGCCGACCGGGCTAAGGTCTACTACCGCCGCGCAGTCGCCGAAAGCGGactcaaggaggaagatgaagcgctGAAGGATTTGGAGCAAGCTTCCACCTTGGCTCCTAGTGACGCTGCGATTGCGGCGGAGACTGCTAGAGTTAAGAAAGCTATCAAGGCCCGGGAAGCTCAGGAAAAGGCTACTGCTCGGAAGTTCTTCTCATAGACAAGAAATTGCTGGTTACGATTCATGAATCTTCTCACTCTCATTTCGATGCTATCCGTAACTCCCACTAGCAGTTGCGAGAATCGAGGTCCCAATCAACGGCCCTATAACTCGGCTTTTCCCGTACGTCCGTCGTATGGTTTCAAGCCCTATAACAGTACCTAGCTTGATAGCATGGAGACTTAGGCGCAATATTGTTCTTCTGCTGAGGTCGTCACTCATCACATAGTTGTATGTACCTGAGCGTTGAAACAACATAAGAGTGTATCTACGGTGACACATGATGGATGGAATGAAACACCTAATACATTTTCTAAAtgtccttcatcttcataAGAAAAGAATGGTGCCTGAGGTGTGCGGCTGATCACCATACTAACCCAGATAGGAACTACAGTATCTTCGGCTAAGCAATCTCCATGTCATTGAAAAGCCCAGACCATCTCGCCTCTATATCATTATCAACCAGAGACTGGAGTGAATACTTCCAGCAATGATGTGATGACTGTATGGTTTCATAAAAATCAGCTTAAATGCCCCCCTCGAGAGTAAGACTTCTTCCCCCAAGTCAGACCCATGACTGATCCATCTATAGACACCACGCGCGCTTCCCCGCCAAACAGCGCGTCCTCAATTCGCTTCCACCCCGCGCTTCCTGTTCACACAGCGAGCTTCGTCTCAACGCAAAGAGCCGGGGAATAATGATTACACGCTTCTGAAAGATGATGTAGACGTAATCTCAAACCTACATCCAACTCCAACGCCGGCTCGTGAAACAATATCGCGCCAGAAAGAAGTCATTGAAGACTCCAGCAGCGATTTAGAACTGGAGCAAGACTACAACCAAACCCCCAAGAATGATACTAGCGGCCTCCTTGAAGATATCCCTAGCAGCCCACCCCCTGATACCACCGAGGTAGATGCAGAATTCGAAGAACTGTTCGGACCGAAAAGACATCCGTCCAAACGTCGCCGTGCCTCTATCCCTGAGTCTACTACCTTAGGCACGCCTAAAGTTCAGAAGAGAAGGCCATACGATGATATTGAGACATCCTCTCCAGTAACCTCACCTTATGGTTGGACGTTTGCAGCCAATGCAGCTCTCAATCACGAACCGCCCTCGCCATCCCTACCTCATCGCACAACTCCTCGAAACCTGAGGACTTCTCTGCCCCAGCCACTGGCGCCAAcgccagcatcagcaaccCCGGCAACAGCTAAGCCGTCCGTCCATAGTTATTCCCGCTTTCTCGTCTCCTCTGCATCTCGACCGCCCCCTAAGCCGACCTTCGTATTACCCCGCCCGTCCTCACCAGAGCAAACTGGCGATCTAGGACCATATGCTATTCCCACCCCTTTCTCCCCGTCATCTCATCCGCTTCGCCGTCGTGGAAGGCAGCGTTCACCAGCACCCAGCTATCTTCCCGGCGGGATGGCTTCAGAGGTGCGCAGCTGGATTCTAGAAATGGGAACGAAGCGcgagcagcagatgcagatggcTTCAGGCCGTGGACATACTAGTGCGAATGTGTGCTCGGCTGACCCCTCAAAGTACTCGTACGTGCTGCGGATAAGTGACGTCCGTCAGTCCGCACTTGGGAGTTGCGGCCCGCTCGCTTTCATACGAGGCCAGGTTGTGGCGACGACGTCGGTATCCTCTGAGAATTCTATGCATGATAGTGGGTTGGAAACAAATGGAGCCGGTACTGATACGAGAAATGTTCTCCTTATGGGTGCGCCGCGGTTGCATGCTAGTGAGCTGCGACCCTCTTCCGGGGTTCCTAGTCTCCAAGCGGGAAACTTGGTGGGTATCCTTCGCTGGCTAGTTTGGGAAATACCTGGCATGCAGGCTTGCAAAAGCTCTGTTTCTCTGCCTGCCGAACATCGGCATGAGCAGATCTGGGGGGATGAAAGTGAGCGGTCCTCTGAGTTAGAATTTGGAGGATGGCTTGTGGGGATGGAGTGGGAGATCATACAGTCTGTGTAGATGTACCTGCCCTAGAATTCTTTCGAGGCTTTGCTGTAGCATAATTGTTTCGCATGTATTTGTATGCGCAGGTCAAAGCCAACATAACCCAAAATTCTATCTCATACATTCCTTTTTTACTTATATGGACGACTATATGTACAATGCGACTTTTCCCATACCAAATGCAACCAGTACGCCTTGCTACAAATCAAAACCCCGTTGATGGACCAGAAGAATCTGAACGCCTATGAAAACTTGCTCTCCTTCGACTCCACAACCTTTAGtgcatcaacagcaacccTAACACCCCATTTCACCATgacagcctccttctccgacgCAACAATATCCGTTTTAGCAACAACCTtccgcaagaagaaaatacACCCCTTTATGATTTGCGGCGTATATTCAGTTTTCATGAAGATCTCGACTAGGGGTTGTTCATCCAGACTGTCCTCcgacttggacttggacttggacttcttatttttcttctgtttttgCGACTGCTGTATGATGCTAATCATAAGCACCTCGACAAAGGCCTTTGTCTTTGGCTGCAAGTACGCAAAATTAAGAGTTTTTAGGATTCCCAACGTGAGCGTGCCATCCGCAATAAGGGAAGCGTACATCTTGGCCAAGTTGACAACAGATTTCATGGAGAGCGGATTttcctcgtcttcgccgTGGAGATTGgagccgtcttcctcgtcatcgtccaTGTCCCCAGATTCGCCCATTCGCTTGAAGATGTTCCATAGGGTGAACATGAAGGACATTTTGATGCGGCGGCCGAGTTCACCGCACAGCCGGCGGGCGATGA
This genomic interval carries:
- a CDS encoding D-tyrosyl-tRNA(Tyr) deacylase (transcript_id=CADANIAT00005853) yields the protein MVNRILKAKLFPAENDKQASNTGLDIDGEVLCVSQFTLFGELKKGKQPDFHQAASADTARRLYDYFYQRLGENYKPERVKNGVFQAMMDVELINDGPVGVDYHSEDAAVTIEVNTQLPKKEKEKGADTADSSDSKTTGSVEFKLPAELLE
- a CDS encoding peptidylprolyl isomerase cyp7 (transcript_id=CADANIAT00005854); translation: MAESKRPRVFFDIQIGQQQTGRIAFELFNDVVPKTAENFRALCTGEKGMGKQGKPLHFKGSIFHRVIKQFMIQGGDFTAFNGTGGESIYGEKFPDENFELKHDRPFLLSMANSGPGTNGSQFFITTVPTPHLDGKHVVFGEVINGKSVVRKIENMPTQADKPTTDVTIAECGELTGEDYDNADKQTPDATGDPYEDFPDDHQGEELSAPVCFKIASELKNFGNTAFKNGNIALGLEKYQKGLRYLNEFPEPEENDPKDLEPQMKSLRFTLHSNSSLLANKLGQFKNGKTWATYALDVADAASAKDADRAKVYYRRAVAESGLKEEDEALKDLEQASTLAPSDAAIAAETARVKKAIKAREAQEKATARKFFS
- a CDS encoding uncharacterized protein (transcript_id=CADANIAT00005855) — protein: MPPSRTPRALPRQTARPQFASTPRFLFTQRASSQRKEPGNNDYTLLKDDVDVISNLHPTPTPARETISRQKEVIEDSSSDLELEQDYNQTPKNDTSGLLEDIPSSPPPDTTEVDAEFEELFGPKRHPSKRRRASIPESTTLGTPKVQKRRPYDDIETSSPVTSPYGWTFAANAALNHEPPSPSLPHRTTPRNLRTSLPQPLAPTPASATPATAKPSVHSYSRFLVSSASRPPPKPTFVLPRPSSPEQTGDLGPYAIPTPFSPSSHPLRRRGRQRSPAPSYLPGGMASEVRSWILEMGTKREQQMQMASGRGHTSANVCSADPSKYSYVLRISDVRQSALGSCGPLAFIRGQVVATTSVSSENSMHDSGLETNGAGTDTRNVLLMGAPRLHASELRPSSGVPSLQAGNLVGILRWLVWEIPGMQACKSSVSLPAEHRHEQIWGDESERSSELEFGGWLVGMEWEIIQSV